In the genome of Magnolia sinica isolate HGM2019 chromosome 2, MsV1, whole genome shotgun sequence, one region contains:
- the LOC131237921 gene encoding transcription factor bHLH110 isoform X1, whose protein sequence is MESANHQHQEQLGGSSSFAVPSLNGSGNNHLWSQNLFLSGGNFNPNVNGLLSNSWDLRQNHDILGHPSLNTSMFQDLGFHWPTNADNYTNQLPHELQVSKIKEELSDSFPKYSDLSNLDEFYLPSTSYIKHEQQYLQDLNEKLLLKTFYSGCQINGSHISAGDFYTNPQSSTSFGNVSTSGRGNFSRILPSTNISSFNPSSLPYSSSLGMNLQALDLLASAKVGVNFSQPSLSNFASFKESVPFGLDHLHDSSQGPSNSSRKISFMNGVTETKRASIISEPKPSQAAPKKPRFESRSSFPPFKVRKEKLGDRIAALQQLVAPFGKTDTASVLLEAIGYIKFLQDQVETLSVPYMKSSGNGACSIAQGGSSEQDNGEEPKRDLRSRGLCLVPLSCTSYVTNDSGGGVWSPPNFSGGT, encoded by the exons ATGGAGTCTGCAAATCACCAACACCAAGAACAGCTTGGTGGGTCTTCTTCTTTTGCTGTCCCATCCCTCAATGGATCTGGAAACAACCATTTATGGAGCCAAAACCTCTTCCT GAGTGGTGGTAACTTCAATCCAAATGTCAATGGACTTCTCTCAAACTCATGGGATTTAAGGCAAAACCATGACATTTTAGGCCATCCTTCTCTCAATACCTCCATGTTTCAAGACTTGGGATTTCATTGGCCCACCAATGCAGACAACTACACAAACCAATTACCACATGAACTACAAGTTTCAAAAATCAAGGAAGAGTTATCTGATTCCTTCCCCAAATATAGTGACCTTTCTAACCTTGATGAATTCTATTTGCCTTCCACCAGCTACATCAAACATGAACAACAGTACTTGCAAGACCTAAATGAGAAGCTCTTGCTCAAGACCTTCTATTCTGGCTGCCAAATCAATGGATCCCATATCTCAGCTGGAGATTTCTACACCAACCCTCAAAGCTCTACTAGTTTTGGGAATGTATCTACATCTGGCAGAGGGAATTTCAGTCGGATTCTTCCAAGTACCAATATCTCAAGCTTTAATCCATCTTCATTACCATATTCAAGTTCTTTAGGCATGAACTTGCAAGCTTTGGATCTATTGGCTTCTGCAAAAGTCGGTGTTAACTTTAGCCAGCCTTCACTAAGTAACTTTGCTTCCTTTAAAGAAAGTGTGCCTTTTGGTCTTGACCATCTACATGATTCTAGTCAGGGGCCATCAAACAGCTCCCGAAAG ATATCTTTCATGAATGGAGTAACAGAAACAAAGAGAGCTAGTATCATTTCAGAGCCCAAACCATCTCAGGCAGCACCCAAGAAGCCTCGGTTCGAATCACGCTCTTCGTTTCCGCCGTTTAAG GTTAGGAAGGAGAAATTAGGAGATAGAATTGCAGCTCTTCAGCAGTTGGTTGCACCCTTTGGCAAG ACGGACACAGCTTCTGTTCTACTGGAGGCCATTGGATATATCAAATTCCTACAAGATCAAGTCGAG ACTCTAAGCGTACCATACATGAAGTCTTCAGGCAATGGTGCTTGCAGTATAGCTCAAGGG GGTTCGAGCGAGCAGGACAACGGCGAAGAACCCAAGCGAGATCTAAGAAGCAGAGGGCTATGCCTTGTGCCGTTGTCGTGCACATCATATGTTACGAACGACAGTGGAGGAGGCGTATGGTCGCCGCCTAACTTTAGTGGGGGTACTTAA
- the LOC131237921 gene encoding transcription factor bHLH110 isoform X2, whose translation MFQDLGFHWPTNADNYTNQLPHELQVSKIKEELSDSFPKYSDLSNLDEFYLPSTSYIKHEQQYLQDLNEKLLLKTFYSGCQINGSHISAGDFYTNPQSSTSFGNVSTSGRGNFSRILPSTNISSFNPSSLPYSSSLGMNLQALDLLASAKVGVNFSQPSLSNFASFKESVPFGLDHLHDSSQGPSNSSRKISFMNGVTETKRASIISEPKPSQAAPKKPRFESRSSFPPFKVRKEKLGDRIAALQQLVAPFGKTDTASVLLEAIGYIKFLQDQVETLSVPYMKSSGNGACSIAQGGSSEQDNGEEPKRDLRSRGLCLVPLSCTSYVTNDSGGGVWSPPNFSGGT comes from the exons ATGTTTCAAGACTTGGGATTTCATTGGCCCACCAATGCAGACAACTACACAAACCAATTACCACATGAACTACAAGTTTCAAAAATCAAGGAAGAGTTATCTGATTCCTTCCCCAAATATAGTGACCTTTCTAACCTTGATGAATTCTATTTGCCTTCCACCAGCTACATCAAACATGAACAACAGTACTTGCAAGACCTAAATGAGAAGCTCTTGCTCAAGACCTTCTATTCTGGCTGCCAAATCAATGGATCCCATATCTCAGCTGGAGATTTCTACACCAACCCTCAAAGCTCTACTAGTTTTGGGAATGTATCTACATCTGGCAGAGGGAATTTCAGTCGGATTCTTCCAAGTACCAATATCTCAAGCTTTAATCCATCTTCATTACCATATTCAAGTTCTTTAGGCATGAACTTGCAAGCTTTGGATCTATTGGCTTCTGCAAAAGTCGGTGTTAACTTTAGCCAGCCTTCACTAAGTAACTTTGCTTCCTTTAAAGAAAGTGTGCCTTTTGGTCTTGACCATCTACATGATTCTAGTCAGGGGCCATCAAACAGCTCCCGAAAG ATATCTTTCATGAATGGAGTAACAGAAACAAAGAGAGCTAGTATCATTTCAGAGCCCAAACCATCTCAGGCAGCACCCAAGAAGCCTCGGTTCGAATCACGCTCTTCGTTTCCGCCGTTTAAG GTTAGGAAGGAGAAATTAGGAGATAGAATTGCAGCTCTTCAGCAGTTGGTTGCACCCTTTGGCAAG ACGGACACAGCTTCTGTTCTACTGGAGGCCATTGGATATATCAAATTCCTACAAGATCAAGTCGAG ACTCTAAGCGTACCATACATGAAGTCTTCAGGCAATGGTGCTTGCAGTATAGCTCAAGGG GGTTCGAGCGAGCAGGACAACGGCGAAGAACCCAAGCGAGATCTAAGAAGCAGAGGGCTATGCCTTGTGCCGTTGTCGTGCACATCATATGTTACGAACGACAGTGGAGGAGGCGTATGGTCGCCGCCTAACTTTAGTGGGGGTACTTAA